The Nymphaea colorata isolate Beijing-Zhang1983 chromosome 5, ASM883128v2, whole genome shotgun sequence DNA segment CTCGTGCTGGTAGGTACAGGAGTAGATGGCCGGATAAAGGCATGCCTTAAAAGGTCAGATCCTCCCTCCTGACTAGATTCCTTAAATTCCATGATTTGAAAGGCAACAAATTGCTTTAAGATTCTGATATCATCCTGTGTTCTTAAATAAGACGAAACATTCAGGATCTCTCAAAAAATTGGGAATTAGAGCAACCAGCCATGGCTGCTTCAAAATAGCAGGAGAAGGATTGTTTTCAATGAGACGAGTTGATACAGATACCATCCATGATTGTGTCAAACATAGCAAAAGCATGCACataggagagagagggagaaagggagagagcaATTAGATGATTGGCACTGTATTCATTCCTCATGATTCAGGAAAATAAGGTTCAGAAAATGTTCATCACACCTAGATGTTCCTGCCGAACCCTAAAATTCTCAATGCCATCTACAACTTAAATGAATCAAATTAAGGGAAATGGACATCAGACCAAAACCAAAACTTTCAAATTTGCAATAACTCAAGGCGATGAGACTACAAAAGCAGACGCAGCAAAGTACACTCTTCAGTCAGACCTACGAAGGATCGGTGTGattcttgacaaaaaaaaattgggcacCAACCGGTCGAAAGAATCAGGCAAAGTGGATGCCAGCTTtcttaaagagagagagaaggtacAGGAAATCTACCTGAGTTAGTTTTTTAGCCCTCTTATCCTCGAAATCTCCCTGGCTCAAGATGCCCATGATTTTGCTCTTGAACTCGGATTCCTCTGCCCCTTCTCCATCCCCACCATCAATTTCCATCTCCTCGTCCTCCTTTCCACCATCCAGATCTGTACTCGAGTCTCCAGCAGTATCACCCAGGACAGCCACATCCAACATATTGGCATCATTCGACGATGGTTGTGAAATTTGCAACGCCTGCATTGCCTTATAGTTCTTTTCAAGCAAAGAAAGGACGGATTTCTGCCTAAAAATGGCACCCAAAGTTCTGTTCTTCCTGTTGAAGCATAAGCGGATCAGCCCATCCCATTCCTTGAAACTCACGGGAGGGAGTGGCTTCCGAGGCTCGATTCTAACAACAGATGAATCTACTTTTGGTGGTGGCCTGAAATTGTTCCTTCCAACTTTCAAGAGATGGGAAACACGTGCCAGAAGTTGAGTGTTTACTGACAGACGGCAGTACAGAGTATCCCCTGGCTTCGCAACGAGTCTCATTGCAAATTCTCTCTGGTACATAATGACCGCACATCTAAATACAGGCCTGTGAGCCAAAAGCTTGAAAGTAAGAGGTGATGATATTTGGTAGGGGATGTTAGCCACGCAGACGTCAAAATATGGAAGCTCACATTTGAGAACATCTCCCTGTATAACctacaaatttaaaaatttaatattctcATCAGCTTCAGTTTTAGGATGGAGAGGACGGCTATGCAAAGACACATggtaaagaagaaagatgatACATCAAATGTAGAAACCTCCTAAGAAACACAAGAAGCCGAAGCaggaacatttttattttcacaggTGTAGGCACAAAATGGTACTTTATGAAATGATAAAGGGCCCACGGAGTGCATTGATTGACCAATTAAAGTAGGAAAAAACCAGTTACAAGATATTTAGTTCAATCTTGTCTCTCTGATAAGCATGGATGATATGAGCATTAAACCATTTGGATAGATCCGGCATAAGGTCACCAGCACAAATCTTCACAAAACTTCAGCCATAGCGTAACTCATCAAATTATAGACAACCACACGCTAAATGTTAATGCATTAGCCATACCTTCAACTGATTACCAAAACCACTCCCCTGGAAGCGTCTCTGCAACTCCAAAACCATGCGGGGATCCATCTCAACAGCGATGACTGTCTTTGCGACATTCAGAAGCTTACTGGTAAGATTTCCAGTACCAGGACCAATCTCCAAAACTACATCCGTGCTCTTAATTCCAGCTTTTTGAACAATTGTGTCGACCAGCAAAGGGTTTTTCAAGATGTGTTGGCCTTTTGATTTATGAAACTGTATTCCGCCTTGGTAGTGATCTGCCGAAGCTGGTTTTCGTTTTTGGATTTTGCCACCAGCCATTGAAACTATCCATTGAAAGTTCATAGCATAAATTAGCTGGATCGTTACGACAACAAATTTTGCAAATTCATGGTCCTCTACAAGAAGATAGAGTAATTGACAACTACTATTTTTCACTCgtctacaaaaaattaaaggaaaagcaAGCTGATTTCATCAAATCCAACGAAATCATTGaactaaaaaaataacattaaattTGATACAGTAAAGAAAAGGTACAATCTGCAAGTTTATAACCCCAATGACTTGTATCTGGATAATGATTCTAGATGAACATAAGCTTGTCAAAGTAACGAAGAGGAGAAACCTCCAGCACCAGACAACAACATAAGATGCATGATGATAAAACAGCCCAATTAAGAACAATGAATTTAGCACTGTAAAGCAAAAATTAGCACTATATATCCCATAAAACTCTCCTATTCGCTTTCTTCTGCAGAAAACTGTACAATTGAAAGAAAGGAACAATTCAGTTTACAGTCTAAGCATGCCAAGCATCAAATTTTGCAGAAACGGGGAAAGAAAAACTAAATTAAGTGGAAAGCACtcgttgtttctttttcatgagCTACAAGTTCACTcgaaaaatcacaaaataaccTTGTTAAAACTATCAAGCTTCGCTAATCAACCTACCAAATTAAGCGAATACAATTTATGCTCAACCAAACGCCTACAGCCAAATTAAGCAAATACAATTGATGCTCAAACAAACACCTACTACCATCAGCAAGAGCACTGTTTTCCTACTCCTCCATGTTGAGCAATAGCGGAAGCAAGCAATcgagatagagagaaaagagagtgagagtgacAGAAGTGCATCGCCGGCCCTTACGCACAAACCGAAGGAGAGGGCCAACAGCCCTTCGTcaaagggggagagagggagagagagaaataaccactcattgaaagagaaaaggaagcgAAGGCTGCCGGCTGCCGGCCCTCAAGCGAGAGAGACAGATACCTGCGCGGCGCCGGCGGCCAGAATCGAGAGCGAGGGGGCGTCACGCGTCAGCCGTGGaatcgagagagagggagaaagagagattactGGAGAGATGCAGGGTTTCGCAAAGGGCAGAAATCCGTTTCGGTCGGTGAAAATCATTCTTTTAAACcttttaaacaaaagaaaaaaatttataaaaagccCCCTGACAACTACACAACTAGCACATAGGCGCCTAAGAATTTCCAACCAATTCTCAAACAGCCTTCACACTTGTCTTTCTTAGACCATAGCACTGATATCCAGTGGTGGAGTCAAGATTTTGTCCTTCTTCATACCAGTCATATCTGTATAAACAGCTTTGCGGCGTTCAGCGCGGCCGCCTTGATCCGGTCGGCTGCAGCCTGcgctttctcttctttcttgctCGACATTGTGCTTCTCTCCCCCCCAACCAGATACAGGAACCTGTAGATGATCGTGTACCGATTCTAAGCAGAAATCTCGACCAAACCACTGATTCCTCGAATCCTTATCCCTCTtacaaaacccaaaaaattcaGACACACAATACCATCTACGTGCTACCCAAATTTGAAAACCAAGTACACAGAAAACCTAgataaatgaattaaaaacaGACATGAAATACCCCTCCGAGACAACGCCGCTGGCTCGTCCCCAGAACCAAAGTCAAATACATTCACCACAATCCCTCAACAATCTTCAAAACCCTAGATCCCCAACTGCAAGAAAACTTCCTCCCTTGccctaaaaccctaaattcTCGTATTCTCCCGAGCCAATATCGTCCACGAACGGAAGCACAATAATAAACCAGGGAATCTACAAAGGAACACAACAGGAAGTAGCCAATCAAGATTCAGTTCCTTCGGAGAATTGAATAGAAGAAGAACGAAACCCTACACCGTATCTGGTTCTGACGATCGACCCTTcaaattgagaaagaaaagaagtaatTTCTAGAGATCGCTAGAAGAAAAGTAATGAGACCCTACCTTCCTGCGCCCGCGAGCAATGGAGAAAGCAGGAGAAGCACCTGAAAGGGCTACGGAACCCTAACTCAGAGAtcgatccctctctctcttgctggGGGAGAGCCGGACGGGTATCTCACATTTCACGATTAACTCGAGGGGCAAGTACGAGAAATCCCTCGCTCCAAGCCACCTTAGATTTTGTCGCACGCCTAACAGATAAAGATAAAGGTTATAGTTCTCAATACTCGATTTACTAAGAGAGTTAATGGTTAACAGATTCAAACTACTGAAGGTTAGAGTTCTTACTCTCAATGCTTGATTtactaaacgagttaatgcttttGAGATTCAAACTAAGACTAGCCTCATACTTAGTCATATCAATAGATTTTGTCGTGCGCCTAGCAAGATAAAAACTAAAGGTTAGAGTTCTTACTCTCAATAATCGATTTACTGAGAGAGAGTTAATGCTTATGAGATTCAAACTAGTGACTACACTCGTACCAAAGAAAATGTTTGCATGCTATCAGTGTTATCAGTGTTAATGGATTTTTGTCAAAGGGTTGGATTGAAAATTCAAAGATTTGTCTTTAAGCAATCAAACTTTGGCCAGAATGATAGTTTTGACTGCAGGATATTTACCTCGGATTTGTTAATCTAGAAGCAAAacttttgacattttttatggACCCCTCCAAGTTGGACAAATAAATGTGTTGCAGGCATTACACTCATGATATGCTATCCAGGATAATTCTACCCGTGTTTGAACCCTCGCCTTCGTAGACAAATTATCGAGTAACCGAACTTCCTCTTGCGTTTATGGTTCTTTCTCTTCTGCAGAAATGGTTGCGGCAACTCAAAATGAACGGATCATATGGTGACCTGGGGGGGCAGTCTGATGCATTCTCTCTCACAGTTTAAGAATGCAAAGGGATTGGGTTTTGGATTTTATATATAGCTATTAccaattaagagagagagagaaagagggaataTACAACGAGAggattttggagaaaaaagtCACATTTTGGTAGTCTTTGATATGAGATTTGAAAGTACATCCGTGAAATCAAAGTACATCGTAAAATAACTTAATGCAGCAGGAACATCATTCTTCCCACCATTCTACCATGAATCATCCCTAATACCAACTGCAAGTTTCTCCCTTAGCATAATCTAGTAGGCATTAACCTGTCCCCGCCTTTCCAATCCcccaaaaaactgaaaaaaatcctTTTCTTGAAGGAAAATTAGAAGAAACCACAGGCAAAGAGATTTAATTAGTGCATGCGGTGATGCTGCTCTTTTGTAATATACAAGGAACGAATACAATCTAAAATGCGTCAATGAACCGGACATCGAATGTCCGAGGATGAATCTGCCACACGTTAAGTGATGCATACTCTTCTAAGCATTCTTTCAGCTGAGCTTCACTGTAGCCCTGTAAGATTCAATTAAAGACATAAGTTCACCAGCATAGTAAAATTATTACCATGAAAAGCGAAAAGACATTAGTTTATTGAACATGGATTGCTCGATATCATGACTCGTATCATCTCAATGATCTTTTAAAATCCGTTGGCACCTCATTTGCCAAAGTTCGATCATTGGCCATGATAGCCCATGGACAAAAAATTTATTGTGATAAATGCTCTCCAGGAGGGAAAAGGACTGAATAATCATCATGGGCACTCCACAATACTGGAGGCTATGTAGGGCTCgaacttgattttcaaaaatGCAGAAGGAAGGTTTGCCCTATAGTTAATGTCTGGGGTTACATAAACTATGATTACCTTTCTTGAGATCCAGTTAAGTGCATGAGCATATCTGACATCCATGGCGTTCATCCTTGCAGCTTCGTCCCTAATGATCGAATAGATGTCAGAGATGGCATCTAAACCTGACCTCCTCCTTTCATCTGAATAAAGTGAGAACTTCGACATTCTCATCAACCTCAAGGCCTCATCAACATCACTTTGAGCGACAAACTTCGATGGCCGGAGCCTTGCAAGTGCCTGGAACAGCATATACAAAAAAGTCAACCTTCGCGGATATTTTACAAAGCATCAACTTGAAAGTCCTTTAGATTGAAAGCATACCATTGCCAGCCGAAGGATACTAAGAAGTGTTCTGACTGTTGTATAAGAGTGAGGAGTGCTGGTTTTTGCCTCATCTTGCCTCATGCTGGCATAAACGCTGGCCATGTATTCTGTAAGGTCATCAGGGACACTGGGGTTCTCTTTCCTTGCCCTTGCGATAAAAGCTCTGGTCATACAACAGCCAATAAGACATTGTCAATTTGCAGACAGTCGTTAGGTTCTATCACACAATAATCGCTTACTGCTCTGGTTAAAGGACAGAATTATGGCAGGTAAATTACATGTTTTAGGCATTAAGTTGGGCATATAGATCCTATTCGTGGAAAGGTATTAAATCACACTGCACCAGCAAAAGGTGCAGGAAGTGAAGGCATCTATAGGGGCCGCAAGTTAAAAGCAGATGatacaattttgaaatgtaGACTACCTAAGTAAAGATGGTTCAATTGGGTTAAACCCAAGAGAAGGCGGTCGCTGATGCTGATGCACGTAGGTGACATGCCTTGCCATTTCAAGATCACTATCCATATCAGCTCGATCCAAAATTAGCCACAACAGATCGAACCTTGAGAGTAAGGCAGGTGGAAGATTTATATTTTCCGCTGGAGTTCTGCGAAGATCATATCGTCCCCTGAATATACAAtgagttggaaaagaaaaattgttagGGTGACAGTATAGGCACGATTTCGTGGATAGAAGATCACTTAATGAAAACCTTTAAGTTTcagaaacaaagaacaaacTCCGGAAACGAGTTGACTAGAACATAACCATGCAGGATTTGCAGCTGCAAGAACAGCAGTACGAGCATTCAGAGATGTTGTTATCCCGGCCTTAGCAATACTAACAGTCTGCTGCTCCATAACTTCATGAATTGCAGTTCTATCTGATTCGTCCATCTTGTCAAATTCATCAATACCGCAAATACCCTTGTCTGCTAGCACCTGCCCTCAAAGGAGAGTAATTTTCCAAGAAAATCAGaacctaaaatttaaaatttactgCTCCACCAATCTATGTTAATGCAAGCAAGAACATTTTGTGGTCTTACCAAAGCACCTCCTTCAAGCACCATTTCACCAGTGACAGGGTCCCTTTGAACTGCAGCTGTCAAACCAACTCCACTGCTTCCTTTTCCAGTGGTATATATGCCTCTTGGAGCTATTTTTATTATGTGCTTTAAAAGTTGACTCTTGGCAACACCAGGATCTCCCATCAAACAAATATGCAAGTCGCCTCTGATCTGCAATGTGGAAAATGTGTTTGAAAAGATTGGCGGAAATGACCAATCAAAAGACATggaaaatttttgcaaaaattaACGAAACACTGATATAAGACGAGCAAGAAACTCTTAATGATCTTTCGCTGCATTCAGGAATGGTGAAAACCACTTGACCAACTATCAAAATGTGCACCATAAAACAGACAATGAGTTCTTGCGTGCTGACTCCACAAAAGCCATAAGGTTTTCACCACAAATTCCAGCTTTACTTTGACCAAAGTTCTGGAAGGGCAACCACACTCACTAACTGAATAGTATGTCGATGCAGGTAGAAGAATACAAGAGCTACCTTCATCCCATCTTTAAGAGTCTTATCAGGGGCACCAACAAGCTGAAGAAGTAAAGCTTTCTTTACATCTTCATGACCAAATATTTCTGGAGCCAAAGATCGTGCCAACTTATTATAAATATCACCTTCTTCTTGCAGACAACGAATCtgctcatcttcatcttcccctAGCTCATATCTGCAACAAAATGGAGAAAGCAACGAAAAGAAGAACTGGATAAGCATGACAATAACTTTTCAAGGGTGCAAGCAACCAAAAATCAGAACCAATGACAGACGAAAAGCATCAGAGATATATGTTAGAAGGAAAAACTTAAAGTGGTCCTAGTTGAGGAGTCAACAAACATAGACAGTCAAAAGCTGATGACTTTATTTCCACAAAATCACTTCTATTAGGGCCCAAAATTTGGTCATAACTGAATTTCCTGATTCAGGGTCAAACTTCGCAGAAATTTCACAGATATGGGAATATCTTTATCAATTGGCCCAAATTTCAAGTTAAAGCCTCTCTTTAGCTATGTGAAACACAATATATGTTTCCCTTTATTCATGGGATACAACATATGATCTTTAATTTTAAAgggaaaacataaaatttttttaaagggaaaacataaaatttccaTTTCCAAACAcaataaaatttctttttgatGGTTGTCAGCAAAAGTGAAGCTTATATCAGAAAATTCACCAACACAAAGCTCTTTCGAAGGTACAGAGACAGATTAGTAAGACAAGAACACAtgtaaaataataatattcttTTCTCTATCCGTACATTTAATGCAATTTTAGTATAGCACTTCTTCTTCAAAGGTAAAAGTGGCAATGCATGAGTCTTTAATCtgaagacacacacacacacatacatcaGGCATGTAGGAGGTGTCCACATAAATTGATTAGTAACTGATATATAATCTGTCATATTTAATGGTT contains these protein-coding regions:
- the LOC116255049 gene encoding ribosomal RNA small subunit methyltransferase isoform X2; the encoded protein is MAGGKIQKRKPASADHYQGGIQFHKSKGQHILKNPLLVDTIVQKAGIKSTDVVLEIGPGTGNLTSKLLNVAKTVIAVEMDPRMVLELQRRFQGSGFGNQLKVIQGDVLKCELPYFDVCVANIPYQISSPLTFKLLAHRPVFRCAVIMYQREFAMRLVAKPGDTLYCRLSVNTQLLARVSHLLKVGRNNFRPPPKVDSSVVRIEPRKPLPPVSFKEWDGLIRLCFNRKNRTLGAIFRQKSVLSLLEKNYKAMQALQISQPSSNDANMLDVAVLGDTAGDSSTDLDGGKEDEEMEIDGGDGEGAEESEFKSKIMGILSQGDFEDKRAKKLTQVDFLYLLSLFKKAGIHFA
- the LOC116255049 gene encoding ribosomal RNA small subunit methyltransferase isoform X1 — translated: MTVSMAGGKIQKRKPASADHYQGGIQFHKSKGQHILKNPLLVDTIVQKAGIKSTDVVLEIGPGTGNLTSKLLNVAKTVIAVEMDPRMVLELQRRFQGSGFGNQLKVIQGDVLKCELPYFDVCVANIPYQISSPLTFKLLAHRPVFRCAVIMYQREFAMRLVAKPGDTLYCRLSVNTQLLARVSHLLKVGRNNFRPPPKVDSSVVRIEPRKPLPPVSFKEWDGLIRLCFNRKNRTLGAIFRQKSVLSLLEKNYKAMQALQISQPSSNDANMLDVAVLGDTAGDSSTDLDGGKEDEEMEIDGGDGEGAEESEFKSKIMGILSQGDFEDKRAKKLTQVDFLYLLSLFKKAGIHFA
- the LOC116255313 gene encoding DNA replication licensing factor MCM7; its protein translation is MPGPDYKGDKEFCKEFLRNFVDANGERKYMNILQDVANRTLRVIEIELDDLDTFKDSEELLQRVRTNTRRYIIIFAEAVDELLPEPTVPYPGDDDVDILMTQRLEEDTENMDNTDPFRKMPPEIKRLFEVSIKPFSKEKAFTIREVNSSYIGQLVKVSGLVTRCSNVKPLMQVAVYTCEECGFEIYQEVTARVYMPLFECPSNQCKTNKAKGNLILQLRASKFMKFQEAKIQELSQHVPKGCLPRSLTIHIRGELTRKVGPGDVVEISGIFLPISYTGFRAMKAGLLADTFLEAMSITHSKKRYEEYELGEDEDEQIRCLQEEGDIYNKLARSLAPEIFGHEDVKKALLLQLVGAPDKTLKDGMKIRGDLHICLMGDPGVAKSQLLKHIIKIAPRGIYTTGKGSSGVGLTAAVQRDPVTGEMVLEGGALVLADKGICGIDEFDKMDESDRTAIHEVMEQQTVSIAKAGITTSLNARTAVLAAANPAWGRYDLRRTPAENINLPPALLSRFDLLWLILDRADMDSDLEMARHVTYVHQHQRPPSLGFNPIEPSLLRAFIARARKENPSVPDDLTEYMASVYASMRQDEAKTSTPHSYTTVRTLLSILRLAMALARLRPSKFVAQSDVDEALRLMRMSKFSLYSDERRRSGLDAISDIYSIIRDEAARMNAMDVRYAHALNWISRKGYSEAQLKECLEEYASLNVWQIHPRTFDVRFIDAF